The Ferroacidibacillus organovorans genome window below encodes:
- a CDS encoding LacI family DNA-binding transcriptional regulator, which produces MVAEHAGVSVPTVSRVLNSPERVREETKQKVLDVVRTLGFYPNENARRLRTQEVQAIGVIVPQIRDFFFSEIYKGMSEAAETAGVQIFLHDALQRQERLYEGFPLLKSKGCNGIILVSAYVSRDFETLISRAGIPVVLALTESETGAIPAFKVDDVQASFDAVAHLITRGHRRIGIISGPDEDPTAGRNRLQGYQAALRHYDIPLDPSLIAYGAFRFEHGYEGMSQLLLRQGDEPLTAVYAVSDEMAVGAARCLYDRGMRVPEDVSVVGFDNIRLASLVTPTLTTVAQPFEEIGSEAVVTLLDMIRKNSTEQQKGTRYLPHRIVTRESTRFYAYDSS; this is translated from the coding sequence ATGGTCGCTGAGCATGCGGGCGTTTCTGTTCCAACCGTGTCTCGCGTATTGAATTCGCCAGAACGCGTTCGCGAGGAAACCAAACAAAAGGTTCTTGATGTGGTTCGCACGCTCGGGTTCTATCCAAATGAGAATGCCCGGCGGTTGCGAACGCAAGAGGTTCAGGCGATTGGTGTGATTGTCCCGCAAATTCGAGATTTCTTTTTTAGTGAGATTTATAAAGGCATGTCTGAGGCGGCTGAGACTGCGGGCGTGCAGATCTTTCTTCACGACGCGCTACAGCGCCAAGAGCGTCTGTATGAGGGCTTTCCGCTTTTAAAAAGCAAAGGGTGTAACGGGATTATCCTTGTGAGCGCTTACGTGTCTCGTGATTTTGAAACGTTGATCAGCAGGGCGGGCATTCCGGTGGTTCTTGCGCTTACCGAGAGTGAGACAGGAGCGATTCCTGCGTTTAAGGTGGATGATGTTCAGGCGTCCTTCGACGCCGTTGCGCACCTGATTACGAGAGGGCATCGAAGGATCGGGATCATTTCCGGACCGGATGAAGATCCGACGGCGGGGCGTAACCGGTTACAGGGCTACCAAGCTGCATTGCGGCACTACGACATTCCACTTGACCCATCGTTGATTGCGTATGGTGCATTCCGCTTTGAACACGGTTACGAGGGTATGAGTCAGCTCCTTTTGCGACAGGGAGACGAACCGCTCACCGCCGTATACGCAGTGAGCGACGAGATGGCCGTGGGCGCTGCGCGCTGTCTGTATGACAGGGGAATGCGTGTGCCAGAGGATGTCTCAGTTGTCGGGTTTGACAACATACGACTGGCGAGCCTTGTGACGCCGACGCTTACGACGGTGGCTCAGCCGTTCGAAGAGATTGGTTCTGAAGCGGTTGTGACGCTTCTTGATATGATTCGCAAGAACTCCACCGAACAGCAAAAAGGAACGCGCTATCTGCCGCATCGAATTGTGACGCGCGAGTCGACACGTTTTTACGCCTACGATTCATCGTAG
- a CDS encoding ABC transporter substrate-binding protein, with product MKKSIKAGFAVLTASALSLSGLAVQSSFAAVKHTAAPVTIVWYAGTISGNGLRADVISHFEKLYPNIHVKVVAEPNNTDTTRAQLISQISGGATSPDVYLGDVIWPGQFGSMHLALPLNKYLPKSFFNQFAPGLIAGASYKGNVYGSPWFQDSGFLYYRKDLLAKYHLPVPKTWEKLQQEAKFLLNKKAVKYGFVWQGASYEGLTCDWMEYLTDAGGHVFNAKGQPVMDSPAALHALNFMRGLITSGVSPRAVTTFTEPNTMNLFNAGQAAFLRNWDYAYTNSQTKGQSSVIGKVGVAPLPTFAGHGTAGYATIGGWDNYINPHTKHLAQDLLFVKYLASVQGETILATKASEIPTNNAVQHNPAVRRLNPVLSIVAEQHLIARPSQSPSYAKVSQAIYTNINAALSGQMSTANALKQANSQLASAQSSSSL from the coding sequence ATGAAAAAATCCATCAAGGCTGGTTTTGCGGTTTTGACCGCGAGCGCATTGTCGCTCTCAGGACTCGCAGTACAATCATCGTTTGCGGCCGTCAAACACACCGCCGCCCCGGTTACGATTGTCTGGTACGCGGGAACGATTTCTGGAAATGGTCTGCGCGCTGACGTGATCAGTCACTTTGAAAAGCTGTATCCAAACATTCACGTCAAAGTGGTCGCAGAACCGAACAACACAGACACGACGCGCGCGCAGCTCATCTCACAGATTTCGGGCGGCGCGACATCACCGGATGTCTATCTCGGCGACGTGATCTGGCCAGGCCAGTTCGGCTCGATGCACCTCGCGCTTCCTCTGAACAAATATTTGCCGAAGTCGTTCTTCAACCAATTTGCACCGGGCCTGATCGCAGGCGCGTCTTATAAGGGCAACGTGTACGGCTCGCCGTGGTTCCAAGACAGCGGCTTCCTGTACTACCGAAAAGACCTGCTCGCGAAATACCACCTCCCTGTCCCGAAAACGTGGGAAAAGCTTCAGCAAGAAGCGAAATTCCTCCTGAACAAAAAAGCGGTCAAGTACGGATTTGTCTGGCAGGGCGCTTCTTATGAAGGGTTGACCTGTGACTGGATGGAGTATCTGACGGATGCGGGCGGTCACGTGTTCAACGCCAAAGGCCAACCAGTGATGGATTCTCCTGCGGCACTCCACGCGCTCAACTTCATGCGCGGCCTGATCACCTCGGGTGTCTCGCCAAGAGCGGTCACGACCTTTACGGAGCCAAACACGATGAACCTGTTCAACGCGGGTCAGGCGGCGTTCCTTCGCAACTGGGATTACGCGTACACCAACTCGCAAACGAAAGGTCAGTCCAGCGTTATCGGCAAAGTCGGTGTGGCTCCACTGCCGACATTCGCAGGACACGGCACGGCGGGTTACGCGACAATCGGTGGATGGGATAACTACATCAACCCACACACAAAGCATCTTGCACAAGACTTGTTGTTTGTGAAATATCTGGCGAGTGTCCAGGGTGAGACGATTCTCGCGACAAAGGCTTCGGAGATTCCGACGAACAACGCGGTTCAGCACAATCCGGCGGTGCGCAGACTAAACCCTGTGCTCTCGATTGTCGCAGAACAGCACCTGATCGCGCGTCCAAGCCAGTCACCTTCGTACGCAAAAGTGTCGCAGGCGATTTACACGAACATCAACGCGGCGCTGTCTGGCCAGATGAGCACGGCGAACGCGCTGAAACAGGCGAATAGCCAGTTGGCATCTGCACAAAGCTCCTCGTCGCTCTAA
- a CDS encoding carbohydrate ABC transporter permease, whose protein sequence is MRVSRLERKYALAGYAMLAPALLIIALVTIFPIGYSVWMSLNNISSTYSGFQFSFAGFSNYVTVFHAPIFWQSLLFTVMYAAVTVVVEMVLGLLVALALNQPIRGRGVAIAVMLVPWTLITVISAQMWGYIYNGIYGVLNAVLMSLHIINSQVLWLGAPTSATISIMIADIWKTTPFVTMILLAGLQLIPSDLYESAKIDGATGWRSFWHVTFPLLRPSLGLAALFRILQAFGLFDLPFVLTNGGPGTSTEPIAMLAYKAIFNDGNFGTGTAVAVSTVGIVILLALLSLKALRTQVGEID, encoded by the coding sequence GTGCGGGTTAGTCGGCTGGAACGCAAGTATGCACTCGCAGGATACGCCATGTTGGCGCCTGCGCTTTTAATCATCGCACTCGTGACGATCTTTCCCATCGGGTATTCGGTGTGGATGAGTCTTAACAACATTTCTTCGACGTATTCAGGGTTCCAATTTTCCTTTGCGGGCTTTAGCAACTATGTCACCGTGTTTCACGCGCCGATCTTTTGGCAGTCTCTACTATTTACAGTCATGTATGCGGCGGTGACAGTCGTCGTTGAAATGGTGCTCGGACTTTTGGTCGCCCTCGCACTCAATCAACCGATTCGCGGGAGGGGCGTCGCGATTGCCGTCATGTTGGTGCCGTGGACACTCATTACGGTCATTTCTGCACAAATGTGGGGCTATATCTACAATGGAATCTACGGTGTCTTAAATGCGGTGCTCATGAGTCTTCATATCATCAATTCACAGGTGCTGTGGTTGGGCGCGCCAACGTCCGCCACAATTTCCATCATGATTGCGGACATTTGGAAAACGACGCCGTTTGTAACCATGATCTTGCTGGCAGGACTCCAGTTGATTCCGAGCGATCTTTACGAATCGGCAAAGATTGACGGCGCGACGGGGTGGCGCAGTTTTTGGCACGTCACATTCCCGCTGCTTCGGCCAAGCCTTGGCCTTGCGGCGCTGTTTCGCATTCTTCAAGCGTTTGGATTGTTCGATCTGCCGTTCGTATTGACAAACGGCGGCCCAGGAACGAGCACGGAACCTATTGCGATGCTCGCCTACAAGGCGATTTTCAACGATGGCAACTTTGGAACAGGGACTGCCGTTGCGGTATCCACCGTCGGCATCGTCATTCTTCTCGCGCTGCTTTCTTTAAAAGCGCTGCGTACACAGGTTGGTGAGATCGATTGA
- a CDS encoding carbohydrate ABC transporter permease produces the protein MNKNIQRLRKSIGYIVLVTMLLIIIAPFFWMVDTSFKTNLDIGNFPPSFLPHPFTFSHYTRAFSKYGFGVYFRNSVVVSVVATIVVLIVASLASYSIARLPIRGKAPLMVFLLAISTFPEVAVISPLFIIMQRIGWLNSYQSLIVPYVAFNLPFAIWVMRTYFAGIPKELDEAARVDGAGIMTTVFRVILPVATPGLFTGGVFTFVACWTEFLFALVFNSSQQFRTIPVGIALFSGQFTIPYGTIFAGSTVAVLPIVILVLIFQKWVVAGLTAGAVKG, from the coding sequence TTGAATAAAAACATTCAGCGCTTGCGCAAGTCGATTGGCTACATCGTTTTGGTCACCATGCTTTTGATCATTATCGCGCCCTTCTTTTGGATGGTGGATACCTCCTTCAAAACGAATCTGGACATCGGCAATTTCCCTCCGAGCTTTCTTCCGCATCCATTTACGTTCAGCCACTATACGCGCGCGTTCTCAAAATACGGGTTTGGGGTTTACTTCAGAAACAGCGTTGTCGTCTCTGTGGTTGCAACCATTGTCGTATTGATTGTCGCATCTCTCGCGAGCTATTCGATCGCGCGGTTGCCGATTCGCGGGAAAGCGCCGCTCATGGTTTTCCTGTTGGCAATCTCGACCTTTCCGGAGGTTGCCGTGATTTCGCCGCTTTTTATCATCATGCAGCGGATCGGATGGCTCAATAGCTATCAATCGCTGATTGTTCCCTATGTCGCATTCAACCTGCCGTTTGCGATTTGGGTGATGCGCACGTATTTTGCCGGAATTCCCAAAGAGCTTGACGAGGCGGCGCGCGTCGATGGCGCCGGCATCATGACGACGGTGTTTCGCGTCATTCTCCCCGTTGCAACGCCGGGGCTTTTCACGGGTGGCGTCTTCACGTTTGTCGCGTGCTGGACTGAGTTTCTGTTTGCGCTCGTCTTTAACAGCAGCCAACAATTTCGGACGATTCCTGTGGGGATCGCGCTCTTTTCCGGACAGTTCACCATTCCGTATGGCACCATCTTTGCAGGCTCCACTGTGGCGGTGCTCCCGATTGTGATCCTCGTGTTGATCTTTCAAAAATGGGTGGTTGCAGGACTCACGGCGGGCGCCGTCAAAGGGTGA
- a CDS encoding recombinase family protein: MIAIYARVSTEDQAKNGFSLNDQLRSCRTLAGSAPAREYVDEGVSGETLDRPALTALRKAILNGEIDEVICLDPDRLSRKLMNQLLLSDEWEKRVTLRFVNGAYQNTPEGQLFYQMRGAISQFEKAKINERMARGRREKAKQGRVLRDFSIYGYRYDRAASALVIEEREAAVVRLIFSLFTSPTREVQGINGIARFLNDRGIPTKRGAPQFHRQVVRQILMNQTYIGLFYQNRWNAEGKRSHAKDEPFSVQSRPFEEWIKIDVPPIISRAVFELAQAKLAVSKRQAGAKLRRHTYLLSGLLRCAQCGNTLTGHHATQWGKRVYTYTDRKHTEGAKTPGCGLSLRCDRIDDAVWWAIKAWLEPAKVIDTLRDHRAQKEEDARSLLRESLRAELMRIDTAYTRMVHFLEDPACEDREWVTHAKKLGARKRALQEQLAALENEEMDCAAPNECTEGAKVFGDTLKIEQFLALSRDAVPDDVRQAVIRAVIREIRLDPVNRALMINTW, from the coding sequence ATGATTGCGATCTACGCGCGCGTCTCGACCGAGGATCAAGCGAAAAATGGGTTCAGTCTGAACGATCAACTGAGAAGTTGCCGAACCCTCGCGGGTAGCGCGCCCGCACGCGAGTACGTCGATGAAGGTGTCTCTGGAGAAACCCTCGATCGACCGGCACTCACAGCGCTGCGCAAGGCGATTCTCAACGGCGAAATCGACGAGGTGATCTGTCTCGATCCAGACCGCCTCTCACGAAAATTGATGAACCAATTGCTGCTGTCTGACGAGTGGGAAAAACGCGTGACACTGCGCTTTGTAAACGGCGCCTATCAGAATACGCCAGAAGGACAACTCTTCTATCAAATGCGCGGCGCCATCAGCCAGTTTGAAAAGGCGAAGATCAACGAGCGGATGGCGCGCGGAAGGCGCGAAAAGGCAAAACAGGGCCGTGTGCTACGCGATTTTTCCATCTATGGATATCGCTATGATCGCGCGGCTTCGGCACTTGTGATCGAGGAGCGGGAGGCTGCCGTCGTCAGGCTCATTTTTTCCCTGTTCACATCACCCACACGCGAAGTGCAGGGCATCAACGGTATCGCGCGCTTTTTAAACGACCGCGGAATCCCGACAAAACGCGGCGCCCCGCAGTTTCATCGCCAAGTCGTGCGCCAGATTCTGATGAATCAAACGTATATTGGATTATTTTATCAAAATCGGTGGAATGCGGAGGGCAAACGCTCACACGCGAAGGATGAACCTTTTTCCGTACAGTCGCGACCGTTTGAAGAGTGGATCAAAATTGACGTCCCTCCCATCATATCGCGCGCGGTGTTTGAACTCGCCCAAGCAAAGCTGGCCGTGTCCAAGCGTCAGGCGGGCGCAAAGCTGCGCCGCCACACCTATCTTCTGAGTGGGCTCTTGCGCTGTGCGCAGTGTGGAAATACATTGACAGGACATCACGCGACACAGTGGGGAAAACGCGTGTATACGTACACCGACCGCAAACACACAGAAGGTGCAAAAACCCCTGGTTGCGGCCTGTCCCTGCGCTGTGACCGCATCGACGATGCCGTCTGGTGGGCGATCAAAGCATGGCTTGAACCTGCAAAGGTTATAGATACTTTGCGTGATCACCGCGCGCAAAAAGAAGAAGACGCGCGATCGCTCTTGCGCGAGTCACTTCGCGCAGAACTTATGCGGATCGACACCGCTTATACGCGAATGGTTCACTTTCTTGAGGATCCTGCCTGCGAGGACCGTGAATGGGTCACTCACGCCAAAAAGCTTGGCGCGCGCAAGCGCGCTCTGCAGGAACAGTTGGCGGCGCTTGAAAATGAGGAGATGGACTGCGCCGCGCCAAACGAGTGCACTGAAGGCGCAAAGGTCTTTGGCGACACGTTAAAGATAGAGCAGTTTCTGGCACTATCAAGGGATGCAGTGCCAGACGACGTGCGACAAGCAGTCATACGCGCGGTCATCCGGGAGATTCGCCTTGATCCCGTAAACCGCGCGCTCATGATCAACACTTGGTGA
- a CDS encoding sigma-70 family RNA polymerase sigma factor yields the protein MHLRTRKKFSRDVSMDESIGTDKEGNDLTLRDVLGSDPDELERYVGERIEQERLRRHLHVLDAREQKVICLRYGLLDGEEWTQNQIAEYLNISRSYVSRIEARALTKLQHALYPRPKTAPRSHLRVMRSSHPNPSR from the coding sequence ATGCATCTGCGCACGCGAAAAAAGTTCAGTCGCGATGTATCGATGGATGAATCGATCGGGACAGATAAAGAGGGGAATGATCTGACGCTGCGCGATGTGCTCGGGTCTGACCCTGATGAACTGGAGCGATACGTAGGGGAGCGCATTGAACAGGAGCGCTTGCGCCGTCATCTGCATGTTCTTGATGCGCGAGAGCAAAAGGTGATCTGTCTGCGCTATGGCTTGCTTGATGGTGAAGAGTGGACACAGAATCAAATTGCAGAATATCTGAATATTTCACGCTCCTATGTTTCGCGAATCGAGGCGCGGGCGCTGACAAAGCTGCAGCATGCCCTGTACCCTCGTCCGAAAACCGCACCACGCAGTCACTTGCGTGTCATGCGCTCGTCGCATCCTAATCCGTCGCGATAG
- the metG gene encoding methionine--tRNA ligase encodes MGKPTFYITTPIYYPNDKLHVGHAYSTTVVDTMARYKRLRGFDVRFLTGTDEHGQKLLRRAEAAGQAPQAFIDGIVAGIKALWQRLDISYDDFLRTTDERHKIRVQRIFSMLLEKGDIYLGEYEGWYCTSCESYWTERQLSEGKCPDCAGPVERFREMSYFFRMNRYADRLIAYYEEHPDFIYPESRKQEMLSNFLLPGLEDLCISRTAMPWGIPVPNDPERVIYVWLDALTNYITALGYPFQDEERDELFSRYWPADAHVMAKEIVRFHAIYWPIMLMALDLPLPKRIVGHGWLLMKDGKMSKSKGNVIDPNTLIDRYGSDALRYFLLREFSFGQDGVFTLEAIVERMNYDLANDFGNLVHRTLSMVERFCEGKIPAPGTLTELELEIGELMKTCKGQAEAALDAFDYSGALSQIWMIIRRGNQYVDETAPWALSKRKETERLSTVMYFACEMIRTVAILVAPFMPKTPAAVFAKLGLPSDSEIVWEDAAVYGVLPSGIAVAKGEPLFPRLDVAEEMEALQAVMGKSTEGGLSVEQTKGVPARSVANKEPVQKEHVHSDAAASGDKLEGIARLIDIDDFAKVELRVAGVVFAERVPKADKLLRLELDLGVEKRQVVSGIAKFYEPSDLIGQKVILVANLKPVKLRGVESHGMILAASHGDQLVLATVAGDIPLGAVVK; translated from the coding sequence ATGGGCAAACCGACTTTTTATATCACGACGCCGATTTATTATCCAAATGACAAGTTGCATGTCGGTCACGCGTACTCGACGACGGTCGTTGACACCATGGCGAGATACAAGCGTTTGCGGGGTTTCGACGTCCGTTTTTTGACGGGAACGGATGAGCACGGGCAGAAGCTTTTGCGGCGCGCCGAAGCGGCGGGACAGGCGCCACAAGCGTTCATTGACGGAATCGTCGCCGGAATCAAGGCGCTGTGGCAGCGCCTTGACATCTCGTATGATGATTTTTTGCGCACGACAGATGAGCGCCACAAAATACGCGTGCAGCGCATCTTTTCAATGCTCCTGGAAAAGGGGGACATCTATCTCGGAGAATATGAAGGATGGTACTGCACATCGTGTGAATCGTATTGGACGGAGCGTCAACTGAGCGAGGGGAAGTGCCCGGATTGCGCAGGTCCTGTGGAAAGATTTCGGGAGATGAGCTATTTTTTTCGGATGAATCGATACGCGGATCGATTAATTGCCTACTATGAGGAGCACCCAGATTTTATCTATCCCGAGTCGCGCAAGCAGGAGATGCTGAGCAACTTTTTACTGCCAGGGCTTGAAGACCTGTGCATTTCAAGGACGGCGATGCCGTGGGGGATTCCTGTCCCGAATGACCCTGAGCGCGTTATCTATGTGTGGCTCGACGCGTTGACCAATTACATCACGGCGCTTGGATATCCGTTTCAAGATGAGGAGCGCGACGAATTGTTCTCGCGCTACTGGCCGGCGGACGCGCACGTAATGGCCAAAGAGATCGTGCGGTTTCACGCGATTTACTGGCCGATCATGCTGATGGCGCTCGATCTGCCGCTGCCTAAGCGCATTGTCGGGCACGGTTGGCTGTTGATGAAGGATGGCAAGATGTCGAAGTCAAAAGGCAACGTGATTGATCCAAACACCCTGATTGACCGCTATGGCTCAGATGCGCTCCGCTACTTCTTGCTGCGCGAGTTTTCGTTTGGACAAGACGGCGTCTTTACGCTCGAAGCGATCGTCGAACGCATGAACTACGATCTGGCAAATGACTTTGGAAACCTCGTGCATCGCACGCTCTCCATGGTTGAGCGGTTTTGTGAAGGAAAAATTCCTGCACCTGGCACGCTTACGGAATTGGAACTCGAAATTGGCGAGCTGATGAAGACGTGCAAAGGACAGGCGGAGGCGGCACTTGACGCGTTTGACTATTCGGGGGCGCTTTCGCAGATCTGGATGATCATTCGCCGGGGCAATCAATACGTGGATGAAACAGCGCCATGGGCGCTCAGCAAGCGAAAAGAGACCGAGCGGCTGAGTACTGTCATGTACTTTGCGTGTGAGATGATTCGGACGGTGGCCATTTTGGTCGCGCCGTTCATGCCAAAAACGCCTGCCGCCGTATTTGCGAAACTTGGTTTGCCAAGTGACTCGGAGATTGTCTGGGAAGACGCGGCAGTCTATGGCGTGTTGCCGTCGGGGATCGCGGTCGCCAAAGGGGAACCGCTCTTTCCGCGGCTTGATGTTGCAGAAGAGATGGAGGCGCTTCAGGCGGTCATGGGAAAATCGACAGAAGGTGGCCTGTCTGTGGAACAAACAAAAGGCGTGCCGGCACGTTCTGTGGCGAACAAGGAACCGGTGCAAAAAGAGCATGTTCACAGTGACGCTGCAGCGTCTGGGGATAAACTGGAAGGCATTGCGCGACTCATCGATATTGACGACTTCGCAAAAGTGGAATTGCGCGTCGCCGGCGTCGTCTTTGCGGAGCGTGTGCCAAAGGCAGACAAATTGCTGCGCTTGGAGCTCGATCTCGGTGTAGAAAAGCGGCAGGTCGTATCCGGGATCGCGAAATTTTACGAACCGAGTGACTTGATCGGGCAAAAGGTGATTCTTGTCGCCAACCTAAAGCCGGTCAAACTGCGCGGTGTGGAGTCACACGGCATGATTCTCGCCGCGTCTCACGGTGATCAACTGGTCTTGGCGACAGTTGCCGGAGACATCCCGCTTGGCGCGGTCGTGAAATGA
- a CDS encoding TatD family hydrolase, whose translation MLIDSHCHLNDLDLYPMADSLLEEAQAHGVRKVLVPGYDRDSSLRAIALAERFVDVYAAVGFHPQDAENVTDRDFDDLAAWCRHEKVVAVGEIGLDYHYDHVPSDVQQAVFARQIALAKRMRKPIIIHDREAHQDVLETLRATDAGEIGGVLHCFSGSVEMMRDAVSLNFYIGLGGPVTFKNAKKPVEVAGAVPADRLLVETDAPWLAPMPHRGKTNKPAYVRLIAEHIAALRGVTFDEFAAQTTANAHALFGLGVR comes from the coding sequence ATGTTGATTGATTCGCACTGTCACTTAAATGATCTCGACCTTTATCCAATGGCCGATTCGCTGCTTGAGGAGGCGCAGGCACACGGTGTGCGCAAGGTGCTTGTGCCAGGGTATGATCGCGACTCGTCGCTGCGCGCCATAGCACTCGCGGAACGTTTTGTCGATGTGTACGCGGCAGTTGGATTTCACCCGCAGGACGCGGAGAATGTGACAGATCGCGACTTTGACGATCTCGCGGCGTGGTGTCGTCATGAGAAAGTGGTCGCCGTCGGGGAGATAGGTCTTGACTATCACTATGATCATGTTCCAAGCGACGTGCAGCAGGCGGTGTTTGCGCGGCAGATCGCACTTGCGAAACGGATGCGAAAACCGATCATCATCCACGATCGGGAGGCGCATCAGGACGTGTTGGAAACCTTGCGCGCGACGGATGCAGGGGAAATTGGCGGTGTGCTTCACTGTTTCTCAGGGAGCGTCGAGATGATGCGCGATGCGGTCAGTCTGAACTTTTATATCGGACTCGGCGGTCCGGTCACGTTTAAAAATGCGAAAAAGCCGGTGGAAGTCGCGGGCGCCGTCCCGGCGGATCGCTTGCTGGTCGAAACGGACGCTCCGTGGCTTGCGCCGATGCCGCATCGCGGTAAGACGAACAAGCCGGCGTACGTGCGCTTGATCGCAGAGCATATCGCGGCACTGCGCGGTGTGACGTTCGATGAATTCGCAGCACAGACAACGGCAAATGCGCATGCGCTGTTTGGCCTGGGAGTGCGCTGA
- the rnmV gene encoding ribonuclease M5 has translation MDKIREVIVVEGLHDCDRVQKAVAADVIVTGGAHIKRQVFDDLARVEKTRGIIILTDPDHEGERIRRTLSARFPNAKHAYLPRKDALKKDDVGVENATREAIQSALAGVRTPLLHSEPEIKWDDLVRAGLVGQRDSAARREQMGVALRIGYANAKTFFKRCQALGVTREEWDRARASMAEADVAKEEFM, from the coding sequence ATGGACAAGATTCGTGAAGTGATTGTCGTTGAAGGACTTCACGATTGCGATCGTGTTCAAAAGGCGGTCGCGGCGGACGTGATCGTGACAGGTGGGGCGCATATCAAACGCCAGGTGTTTGACGATCTCGCGCGCGTAGAGAAAACGCGCGGTATCATCATTCTCACCGACCCAGACCATGAGGGCGAGCGTATTCGCCGAACATTGTCGGCGCGTTTTCCAAACGCCAAGCATGCGTATCTCCCGCGAAAAGATGCGTTGAAAAAGGATGACGTCGGGGTGGAGAATGCGACGCGTGAAGCCATCCAGTCTGCGCTTGCGGGCGTGCGCACACCGCTTCTGCACAGCGAACCGGAAATAAAATGGGATGACCTCGTTCGCGCAGGTCTTGTCGGCCAGCGGGATTCTGCCGCGCGGCGTGAACAAATGGGCGTGGCACTGCGGATTGGGTATGCCAATGCGAAGACGTTTTTCAAGCGCTGTCAGGCGCTTGGCGTTACGCGTGAGGAGTGGGATCGCGCACGCGCAAGCATGGCGGAAGCAGATGTTGCAAAAGAGGAGTTTATGTGA
- the rsmA gene encoding 16S rRNA (adenine(1518)-N(6)/adenine(1519)-N(6))-dimethyltransferase RsmA, translating to MKHPLHDLRAVRKLIQEHQFFVKKGYGQNFLTDGVVLDLIVDAAGERLTGDDRPLAALEIGPGLGTLTEALAESGFSHVVSIEKDAQLIPVLAETLAGHSHVTILQADALEIDFAQLPFVDGHALRIVANLPYYVTTPILMRILESELPYDRAVFMVQREVAERMVATPGGKDYGALSVAVQYYCRGALVCVVPPEAFFPPPTVESAVIVLDRKKEHVVSEALRPMFFRVVRAAFAVRRKTLANALATHFGDKAFVRSCLEDAMIDPVRRGETLTLEEFARLAVACSARSVHAGGDKSEIHESFKGRDVD from the coding sequence ATGAAACATCCCTTGCATGATCTGCGTGCAGTGAGGAAACTTATCCAGGAACACCAGTTTTTTGTGAAAAAGGGGTATGGGCAGAACTTCCTCACGGATGGTGTGGTGCTTGACTTGATTGTCGATGCGGCGGGGGAGCGCTTGACGGGGGATGATCGTCCGCTTGCTGCGCTTGAAATCGGGCCGGGACTCGGCACGCTCACGGAGGCTCTCGCTGAAAGCGGATTTTCTCACGTCGTGAGTATCGAAAAGGATGCGCAATTGATCCCCGTTTTGGCAGAAACGCTCGCCGGGCACTCGCACGTTACGATACTTCAGGCGGACGCGCTGGAGATTGACTTTGCGCAATTGCCTTTTGTGGATGGGCATGCGCTGCGTATCGTAGCCAATTTGCCGTACTACGTGACGACGCCGATTCTCATGCGCATTCTTGAATCGGAGTTGCCCTATGATCGCGCGGTGTTCATGGTGCAGCGCGAAGTGGCAGAGCGCATGGTTGCGACGCCCGGAGGAAAGGACTATGGCGCTTTATCGGTCGCTGTGCAATACTATTGCCGAGGCGCGCTGGTTTGTGTCGTGCCGCCCGAAGCGTTTTTCCCACCCCCGACGGTGGAGTCGGCTGTGATCGTGCTTGATCGCAAGAAAGAGCATGTCGTATCAGAGGCGCTTCGTCCCATGTTTTTTCGCGTGGTGCGCGCCGCGTTTGCGGTCAGGCGCAAGACGCTTGCAAATGCTTTGGCCACCCATTTTGGGGATAAGGCATTTGTTCGCAGTTGTTTGGAAGATGCAATGATTGACCCTGTTCGGCGTGGCGAAACGTTAACGCTTGAAGAGTTTGCTCGATTGGCTGTCGCATGTTCTGCACGTTCAGTTCACGCGGGTGGTGACAAGAGTGAAATTCATGAGTCTTTCAAAGGGCGCGATGTCGATTGA